The following are from one region of the Candidatus Omnitrophota bacterium genome:
- a CDS encoding nucleoside-diphosphate kinase, protein MEKTLFIIKPDAVCEAHTGKIIDIVLKEGFMIRAVKMTRFSWAKASKFYAEHKGKAFYGPLIKFMTSNPVIAIVLERENAVKKLREIVGKTNPAEAARGTIRKKYARDGRHNAVHASDSLSSAKREIPFFFKASEIKDWKYIDYPVIK, encoded by the coding sequence ATGGAAAAAACACTTTTTATCATTAAGCCGGATGCCGTGTGCGAAGCCCACACGGGCAAAATAATAGATATTGTCCTGAAAGAGGGCTTCATGATCCGGGCAGTGAAGATGACGCGCTTTAGCTGGGCCAAAGCCTCCAAATTTTACGCCGAGCACAAGGGAAAAGCTTTTTACGGGCCCCTAATAAAATTCATGACCTCAAATCCTGTCATAGCCATTGTCCTTGAGAGGGAAAACGCGGTCAAAAAACTCAGGGAAATAGTGGGAAAGACAAATCCCGCCGAGGCCGCGCGCGGAACAATCAGAAAGAAATACGCCCGCGACGGCAGGCATAACGCGGTGCACGCCAGCGACTCCCTTTCTTCGGCGAAGAGGGAAATCCCCTTTTTTTTCAAAGCTTCTGAAATAAAAGACTGGAAATACATAGATTACCCCGTGATTAAATGA
- a CDS encoding acetate kinase produces MADATLRPRLKSANASINLILNCGSSSLKYKVFESGTENCLTGGLVERIGAPDAVITHKACNGNPLDRISGEVKNHSAAISMVLERILGAGGFSKKQLKAVGHRVVHGGKYSEPVVVNDEVKQYLKEVTFELAPLHNPFNFEGIAAAEKNLPGVPNVAVFDTAFHQTIPDFAYMYALPYRYYTKHLVRKYGFHGTSHQHVSLRAAEMLKKPLSKTKLVTCHLGNGASLAAVRNGKCEDTSMGYTPLEGVMMGTRCGDIDPAAVLHVMMCEELSMHDMDTILNRQSGLVGVSGISNDLRDIIKAADDGNERAALAFKMYCYRIKKYIGAYITLLNGADAIVFTAGVGENSPPVRAEVLKNLENIGIITDPVLNRAMISGREGEISSASSPVKVFVIATDEELMISRLADKMT; encoded by the coding sequence ATGGCGGATGCGACACTTCGGCCTCGCTTGAAGTCGGCGAATGCTTCGATAAATTTAATCCTCAACTGCGGCTCGTCGTCGCTGAAATACAAGGTCTTTGAATCCGGAACTGAGAACTGCCTGACAGGCGGCCTTGTAGAGAGAATCGGCGCGCCGGACGCCGTGATAACGCATAAGGCCTGCAACGGGAATCCTCTTGACAGAATTTCCGGAGAAGTGAAGAATCACAGCGCCGCTATAAGCATGGTGCTTGAAAGGATTCTGGGGGCGGGCGGTTTTAGCAAAAAACAGCTGAAAGCTGTCGGCCACAGGGTTGTCCACGGCGGAAAATATTCCGAGCCCGTCGTGGTGAATGACGAGGTCAAGCAGTATCTGAAAGAGGTGACATTTGAACTTGCCCCGCTGCACAATCCTTTTAACTTTGAAGGCATCGCCGCCGCTGAGAAAAATCTGCCCGGCGTGCCGAATGTGGCCGTTTTTGACACGGCCTTTCATCAGACGATACCTGATTTCGCCTACATGTACGCTCTGCCTTACAGATATTACACAAAACACCTCGTGAGGAAATACGGTTTTCACGGCACATCCCATCAACATGTCTCGCTGAGGGCCGCGGAGATGCTGAAAAAACCGCTTTCCAAAACAAAGCTCGTTACCTGCCATCTGGGCAACGGCGCGTCGCTGGCCGCTGTCAGAAACGGGAAGTGCGAAGACACTTCCATGGGTTACACGCCGCTGGAAGGCGTTATGATGGGCACGCGATGCGGCGACATAGACCCTGCGGCGGTGCTGCACGTGATGATGTGCGAAGAGCTCTCCATGCATGATATGGACACGATTTTAAACAGGCAGAGCGGCCTGGTGGGAGTCAGCGGCATCTCAAACGATCTGAGGGATATAATCAAAGCCGCCGACGACGGGAATGAAAGGGCGGCCCTCGCTTTCAAAATGTACTGCTACAGGATAAAAAAATACATAGGCGCTTACATAACGCTGCTCAACGGCGCGGACGCTATCGTTTTTACCGCCGGAGTGGGAGAGAATTCGCCCCCTGTGCGCGCGGAGGTCTTGAAAAATCTGGAAAATATTGGAATAATAACCGACCCTGTTTTGAACAGGGCAATGATTTCGGGCCGCGAAGGCGAAATAAGTTCGGCATCGTCCCCGGTAAAAGTCTTTGTCATAGCTACGGATGAGGAGCTGATGATAAGCAGGCTTGCGGATAAAATGACTTGA
- a CDS encoding 50S ribosomal protein L32: MANPKRKTSKAKQRRRRASWMSSGDVTVARCPQCKKLIKPHTVCQYCGFYKGKKEVTTKEEIRETKRVKENG, from the coding sequence ATGGCAAATCCTAAAAGGAAGACTTCTAAGGCGAAACAGCGCAGGCGCAGGGCGAGCTGGATGAGCAGCGGCGATGTGACCGTCGCCAGATGTCCCCAGTGCAAAAAGCTGATAAAACCCCACACGGTGTGTCAGTACTGCGGCTTTTATAAGGGCAAAAAAGAGGTCACGACAAAAGAAGAGATCAGAGAAACTAAAAGAGTGAAAGAAAATGGCTAA
- the plsX gene encoding phosphate acyltransferase PlsX, with the protein MANIILDAMGGDNAPAAQVAGAVAALDEVQADIYLSGRSDEIEKLLDGFTHPRLHILHASEVIEMGDKPVVACRKHPDSSLMVGMRFTKERENSVFISAGNSGAVMTAAVMVLERIPGIIRPAIAVVTPGIKHPFVLLDAGANTNCSWQQLCQFAVMGSICAELILKKSNPKIGLLSNGSEQGKGTDAVVAANKSLVETGLNFTGNIEGNDIFNGVCDCIVCDGFVGNIILKAVEGLGTALKHSVSSGSRFKIFGKIAQRVMKKIFMKFDYTEYGATYLLGLKESVLVTHGVANAKAITNAIIAAENEMNVGINKKIAVEINKYAAVLNL; encoded by the coding sequence ATGGCTAATATAATCCTTGACGCTATGGGCGGCGATAACGCCCCCGCCGCTCAGGTAGCCGGCGCTGTCGCTGCTCTTGATGAAGTGCAGGCGGATATATATTTATCCGGCCGCAGTGACGAAATTGAAAAACTTCTGGACGGTTTCACGCATCCGCGTCTTCATATTCTGCACGCTTCAGAAGTGATAGAGATGGGCGACAAGCCCGTTGTGGCCTGCAGGAAGCATCCCGATTCAAGCCTGATGGTGGGGATGAGATTCACAAAAGAGCGGGAAAATTCGGTTTTTATAAGCGCAGGAAATTCCGGCGCGGTTATGACCGCGGCCGTGATGGTGCTTGAAAGGATTCCCGGGATAATCAGGCCCGCAATAGCTGTCGTGACTCCCGGAATCAAGCATCCCTTTGTGCTGCTGGACGCCGGGGCCAACACAAACTGTTCGTGGCAGCAGCTCTGCCAGTTCGCGGTCATGGGCAGCATTTGCGCGGAATTGATCCTGAAAAAAAGCAATCCGAAAATAGGGCTTCTTTCAAACGGCAGTGAGCAAGGGAAGGGAACGGACGCTGTGGTGGCCGCCAACAAGTCGCTGGTTGAGACAGGGCTCAATTTCACGGGCAACATAGAGGGAAACGATATTTTTAACGGTGTCTGCGACTGCATAGTCTGCGACGGTTTTGTGGGCAACATAATATTGAAGGCCGTCGAGGGCCTGGGCACGGCGCTGAAACACAGCGTGAGTTCGGGTTCGCGTTTCAAGATTTTTGGCAAGATAGCCCAGAGAGTCATGAAAAAGATCTTTATGAAATTTGATTACACCGAATACGGGGCGACATATTTGCTTGGCCTTAAAGAGAGCGTTCTGGTCACGCACGGCGTGGCGAACGCGAAGGCCATAACAAACGCCATTATCGCCGCTGAAAACGAGATGAATGTGGGAATAAATAAAAAGATCGCCGTTGAAATCAATAAATACGCGGCGGTGCTGAATTTATAA